One Obesumbacterium proteus DNA window includes the following coding sequences:
- a CDS encoding DUF3156 family protein, which yields MNSEVQVVNNLWRWLSGQRDPIGYQPGRVLHLVEKNLQPFECKRLSDRVLHVVCPQGLEVEVEERVVTSFRSYSITCHFHLRGETGLQQPIHIQAKNTDILGRGDTRFSAKTSNDDSRRLMAVLDCYPEITDALDCLNFRRLNLRSEAGQWQLEIELFAATELVGPRPVCSGYQRLPYAQRHLMLDVMQMFQKLMDRVTVQGVAA from the coding sequence ATGAACAGTGAAGTTCAGGTCGTGAATAATTTATGGCGTTGGTTGAGTGGCCAGCGTGATCCTATCGGTTATCAGCCAGGAAGAGTATTGCATCTGGTTGAAAAAAACCTACAGCCATTTGAATGCAAACGCCTGTCCGATCGCGTGCTCCACGTTGTGTGTCCGCAAGGGTTGGAAGTGGAAGTTGAAGAGCGCGTTGTGACCAGCTTCAGAAGCTATAGCATAACCTGCCATTTCCATCTGCGTGGTGAGACGGGCTTGCAGCAACCGATCCATATTCAGGCCAAAAATACCGATATTCTTGGCCGCGGTGATACCCGCTTTAGTGCTAAAACCAGCAATGACGATAGCCGTCGTTTGATGGCGGTGCTGGATTGCTATCCTGAAATCACCGATGCGTTGGATTGCCTCAATTTCCGCCGCTTGAATCTGCGTTCTGAAGCAGGGCAGTGGCAGCTTGAAATTGAGCTGTTTGCCGCAACCGAATTGGTTGGCCCGCGTCCGGTATGTAGCGGCTATCAACGCTTACCTTACGCGCAGCGTCATCTGATGTTGGACGTGATGCAGATGTTCCAAAAACTGATGGATCGCGTGACGGTGCAAGGTGTGGCGGCTTAA
- a CDS encoding DUF3156 family protein, with translation MVNSAVPLLSRAWHWLMTSREPVGYRPGQMLNLVARDFRPYACERTSPCSLTVALPQGLTIEIREKATALFRSFVVCSHFHLQGTTGLQQPVRLKARNGNILGRGGVQFRCKDKNDDSQRLLAVLNCYPHIFAALENLHFRHLTLRAEQGQWWLEIEHYAASEVISQVPVERRYQKLHHDQRQQLVNVMQMFDELMTRVASEGVAA, from the coding sequence GTGGTGAACAGCGCAGTTCCGTTACTGAGTCGTGCGTGGCATTGGTTGATGACGTCGCGTGAACCTGTGGGTTATCGACCTGGGCAGATGTTAAATCTGGTGGCGCGTGATTTTCGTCCTTATGCCTGTGAGCGCACCTCACCGTGTAGTTTGACGGTCGCTTTGCCGCAGGGGTTAACGATCGAAATACGTGAAAAAGCGACGGCGCTATTTCGCTCATTTGTGGTGTGTAGCCATTTTCATCTTCAGGGAACGACCGGATTGCAGCAGCCCGTCAGGCTGAAGGCGCGTAATGGCAATATTTTAGGGCGCGGCGGCGTGCAGTTTCGCTGCAAAGATAAAAATGACGATAGCCAACGTTTGTTAGCGGTTTTGAATTGTTATCCGCATATTTTTGCTGCTCTGGAAAACTTGCATTTTCGCCATCTGACTCTGCGTGCAGAGCAAGGCCAGTGGTGGCTCGAAATTGAGCACTACGCGGCGTCAGAAGTGATTAGTCAGGTTCCGGTGGAGCGTCGTTATCAAAAACTGCATCACGATCAGCGCCAGCAGTTAGTGAACGTTATGCAGATGTTTGATGAATTAATGACGCGAGTCGCCAGCGAAGGTGTTGCCGCCTAG
- a CDS encoding IclR family transcriptional regulator, which translates to MKTKEKETEIEPSKEKPAGSQSLFRGLQLIEILSNYPNGCPLAHLSELAQLNKSTVHRLLQGLQSCGYVTPAPAAGSYRLTTKFIAVGQKALSSLNIIHVAAPHLEALNIATGETINFSSREDDHAILIYKLEPTTGMLRTRAYIGQHMPLYCSAMGKIYMAYGHHDYVEPYWKSHQDEIQPLTRNTIIQLDQMYQELEQIRQQGMAMDREENELGVSCIAVPIFDIHHRVSYSVSISLSTAKLGMIGEQNLLKPLKETAAAISRELGLNTYE; encoded by the coding sequence ATGAAAACAAAAGAGAAAGAAACCGAGATCGAGCCAAGCAAAGAAAAACCAGCAGGAAGCCAAAGTCTCTTTCGCGGCCTCCAGCTTATTGAGATCCTGAGCAACTATCCCAACGGCTGCCCGTTAGCGCATCTTTCAGAGCTAGCGCAATTAAACAAAAGCACCGTGCATCGCCTATTACAGGGCCTACAATCCTGCGGCTACGTCACTCCGGCACCGGCGGCAGGTAGCTATCGTTTAACCACCAAGTTCATTGCCGTTGGGCAAAAAGCGCTGTCTTCGTTAAACATTATCCATGTGGCTGCTCCTCATTTAGAGGCGCTGAATATTGCCACCGGAGAAACCATTAACTTCTCCAGCCGCGAAGACGATCACGCTATTTTGATTTATAAATTAGAGCCAACAACCGGCATGCTGCGAACGCGCGCCTATATCGGTCAACATATGCCTCTGTATTGTTCAGCGATGGGGAAAATCTACATGGCCTATGGCCATCACGATTACGTTGAGCCTTATTGGAAGAGCCATCAAGATGAGATCCAGCCGCTTACGCGCAACACTATTATTCAGCTAGACCAGATGTACCAAGAGTTAGAGCAGATTCGTCAGCAGGGAATGGCGATGGATCGAGAAGAAAACGAGCTGGGCGTATCCTGTATTGCAGTACCGATATTTGATATTCATCACCGCGTGAGTTATTCCGTCTCCATTTCCCTTTCAACCGCCAAGTTGGGCATGATTGGTGAGCAGAACTTGTTAAAGCCACTCAAAGAAACCGCAGCGGCGATATCACGCGAGCTGGGCCTCAATACCTACGAATAG
- the yiaK gene encoding 3-dehydro-L-gulonate 2-dehydrogenase, translating to MRVSFAQLKQEFERVLLARGVQAETASECATMFAQTTESGVYSHGVNRFPRFIQQIEAGDIIPDAQAKRVLALGAIEQWDAQRSIGNLTAKKMMDRAMSLASDHGIGLIAVRNANHWMRGGSYGWQAAEKGYIGICWTNSIAVMPPWGAKECRIGTNPLIVAIPGNPITMVDMSMSMFSYGMLEVNRLAGRELPVDGGFDDEGNLTREPGVIEKNRRILPMGYWKGSGLSIVLDMIATLLSDGASVAEVTEDNSDEYGISQIFIAIEVDRLIEGATRDAKLQRIMDYVKGAERANPEVAIRLPGHEFTQLLAENRRNGITIDDSVWAKIQAL from the coding sequence ATGCGAGTGAGTTTTGCCCAGTTAAAACAGGAGTTTGAACGCGTGCTATTGGCACGTGGCGTTCAGGCTGAAACCGCCAGTGAGTGCGCGACCATGTTTGCCCAAACCACGGAGTCCGGCGTGTATTCTCACGGGGTGAACCGTTTTCCTCGTTTTATTCAGCAGATTGAAGCGGGAGATATCATTCCTGATGCACAGGCAAAACGCGTTTTAGCATTGGGGGCGATTGAGCAATGGGATGCGCAGCGTTCTATTGGCAATCTCACTGCGAAAAAAATGATGGATCGCGCGATGTCTTTGGCCTCAGACCACGGCATTGGTTTAATTGCGGTGCGTAACGCCAACCACTGGATGCGTGGCGGAAGCTACGGATGGCAGGCCGCTGAGAAGGGCTATATTGGTATTTGCTGGACAAATTCGATTGCCGTTATGCCACCGTGGGGAGCGAAAGAGTGCCGCATTGGTACGAATCCGTTGATCGTCGCGATTCCTGGAAATCCGATCACCATGGTCGATATGTCGATGTCGATGTTCTCTTACGGCATGTTGGAAGTGAACCGCTTAGCAGGACGTGAATTGCCCGTGGACGGCGGCTTCGATGATGAGGGTAATCTCACTCGTGAACCGGGCGTGATAGAGAAAAATCGCCGTATTTTGCCGATGGGATACTGGAAAGGTTCTGGCTTATCCATCGTGCTGGATATGATTGCGACGCTGTTGTCGGATGGTGCATCGGTTGCTGAAGTCACCGAGGACAACTCTGACGAATATGGGATTTCACAAATTTTTATCGCCATTGAGGTCGATCGCTTAATTGAAGGTGCGACCCGTGATGCCAAGCTACAACGCATTATGGATTACGTGAAAGGGGCGGAGCGCGCTAATCCTGAGGTGGCGATTCGCTTGCCGGGCCATGAGTTCACCCAGCTGCTGGCCGAAAACCGCCGCAATGGCATCACCATCGACGACAGCGTATGGGCAAAAATTCAGGCACTTTAA
- a CDS encoding YhcH/YjgK/YiaL family protein, translating to MIFGHISNENPCVLPTAIQRALNFLRTTDFSQQKVGEVEIDGRNIYAQIIDMTTRPKKDNRPEVHRRYIDIQFLAKGEEVICVAAERGNNKISESLLAERDIIFYHDVNDESELTMTEGSYAIFFPQDVHRPGCIKNKATPIRKVVVKVALSELI from the coding sequence ATGATATTCGGCCATATTAGCAATGAAAACCCGTGTGTATTGCCAACGGCGATCCAAAGAGCACTCAATTTTTTACGTACCACGGATTTTAGCCAGCAAAAGGTTGGGGAAGTCGAAATCGATGGGCGCAATATCTATGCGCAGATTATTGATATGACAACGCGCCCCAAAAAAGATAATCGCCCAGAAGTTCATCGCCGCTATATTGATATTCAATTTTTAGCCAAGGGTGAAGAGGTTATCTGTGTCGCGGCGGAACGCGGAAATAATAAAATATCTGAATCATTACTTGCTGAGCGAGATATTATTTTTTATCACGATGTGAATGATGAATCAGAATTAACAATGACCGAGGGAAGCTATGCTATTTTCTTCCCACAAGATGTTCATCGTCCCGGATGTATAAAAAATAAAGCGACACCAATTCGTAAAGTTGTCGTAAAAGTCGCACTGAGTGAGCTTATTTAA
- a CDS encoding DUF4862 family protein, with protein sequence MNHNHGFIVGAYPCAPSFHQLDRDQETAFWRGLADVEGVSGIEQPCLENLHPYGDDYLFQQIPADWQIVVTAVMETVRRRAGHGGFGLASADKAQRLACVEYYRHILNKINRTNDRFGMKKILALEIQSAPLAGSDDVALAAECFAESMQQITRWDWPCELVIEHCDAMNKPDSRKGFLPLEQEIAVIQALEKEVGVAINWARSAIEGRNTALPLQHLQQSQQAGVLKALMFSGTTTGGAYGDWQDLHAPFAPFASARVNCAESLMTVELASEMFALAPLESLSFAGIKLLEIDPQASVAHRIDILRDGINALNIATRNK encoded by the coding sequence ATGAATCATAATCACGGCTTTATCGTCGGGGCATACCCCTGCGCACCTTCATTTCATCAACTCGACCGCGATCAAGAGACGGCGTTTTGGCGTGGCCTTGCGGACGTTGAGGGAGTTAGTGGGATTGAACAGCCTTGTTTGGAAAACCTTCACCCTTATGGCGATGACTATTTATTTCAACAGATCCCTGCGGACTGGCAGATTGTTGTTACCGCCGTTATGGAAACGGTGCGCCGTCGTGCAGGGCACGGTGGCTTTGGTTTAGCTTCGGCAGATAAAGCGCAGCGCTTGGCCTGCGTTGAATACTATCGCCATATTTTGAATAAAATTAACCGTACTAACGATCGCTTTGGCATGAAGAAAATCCTTGCCTTGGAGATTCAGTCTGCGCCATTGGCGGGCTCTGATGATGTTGCGCTGGCGGCAGAATGCTTTGCGGAGTCTATGCAGCAGATTACCCGCTGGGACTGGCCGTGCGAGCTGGTGATTGAACACTGCGACGCAATGAATAAACCCGACTCGCGCAAAGGCTTTTTGCCTTTAGAGCAGGAAATTGCGGTGATACAGGCGCTGGAAAAAGAGGTTGGGGTAGCCATTAACTGGGCGCGTTCAGCGATTGAAGGACGCAACACGGCATTACCCTTACAGCATCTGCAACAAAGCCAGCAGGCCGGGGTGCTTAAGGCATTGATGTTTTCTGGTACCACGACGGGTGGCGCATACGGTGATTGGCAAGATTTACACGCGCCTTTTGCGCCGTTCGCTAGCGCACGGGTTAACTGTGCTGAAAGTTTAATGACCGTAGAACTGGCGTCTGAAATGTTTGCGTTAGCGCCATTGGAATCATTAAGTTTTGCTGGAATTAAACTATTAGAAATTGATCCGCAAGCCAGCGTCGCACATCGTATTGATATATTGCGCGATGGAATTAATGCTTTAAATATCGCGACACGAAATAAGTAA
- a CDS encoding MFS transporter: MNSNSDTLHKNNIPNDIPRQRWLRIIPPILITCIISYMDRVNIAFAMPGGMDADLGITASMAGLAGGIFFIGYLFLQVPGGKIAVHGSGKKFIGWSLVAWVVISILTGLVTNHYQLLFLRFALGVAEGGMLPVVLTMISNWFPDAERGRANAIVIMFVPIAGIITAPLSGWIITALDWRWLFIIEGLMSVAVLILWVMAVCDRPQEARWISEKEKNWLIATLAEEQRAIAGKEVKNASLSAVLSDKTMWQLIALNFFYQTGIYGYTLWLPTILKELTHTSMGQVGMLAILPYVGAMAGMFLFSSLSDRTGKRKLFVFLPLLGFAACMFLSVTLKNHVWWSYAMLVGCGVFLQSAAGVFWTIPAKLFSAEMAGGARGVINALGNLGGFCGPYAVGLLITYYDKDAGVYCLALSLAIAALLALLLPAKCDVPTQSGAQLPEGKRTAA, encoded by the coding sequence ATGAACTCTAACTCTGATACTCTACATAAAAATAACATACCGAATGATATTCCACGCCAGCGATGGCTAAGAATAATTCCTCCGATCTTAATTACCTGCATTATTTCCTATATGGATAGAGTCAATATCGCCTTCGCAATGCCTGGAGGCATGGATGCGGATCTCGGTATTACAGCTTCCATGGCGGGCTTAGCAGGCGGCATCTTCTTTATTGGTTATTTATTCCTGCAAGTTCCCGGTGGAAAAATTGCCGTGCATGGCAGCGGGAAAAAATTTATTGGCTGGTCACTGGTCGCGTGGGTCGTAATTTCCATTTTAACCGGCTTGGTGACAAATCATTACCAACTTCTGTTTCTGCGCTTTGCTCTCGGGGTGGCGGAAGGGGGAATGCTGCCCGTCGTGCTCACCATGATCAGTAACTGGTTCCCAGATGCGGAACGCGGACGCGCTAATGCGATTGTGATTATGTTTGTGCCGATTGCCGGCATTATCACGGCACCGCTTTCGGGTTGGATTATTACCGCGCTTGACTGGCGTTGGCTGTTCATCATTGAAGGTTTGATGTCGGTAGCGGTGCTGATTCTGTGGGTTATGGCGGTGTGTGACCGACCACAAGAGGCGCGTTGGATCTCGGAAAAAGAGAAAAATTGGCTGATCGCCACCTTAGCCGAAGAGCAGCGCGCGATTGCTGGAAAAGAGGTGAAAAACGCCTCTCTGAGCGCGGTGCTGTCCGATAAAACCATGTGGCAGCTGATTGCGCTGAACTTCTTTTATCAAACCGGCATTTACGGCTACACCCTATGGCTGCCGACCATCCTGAAAGAGCTGACGCATACCTCGATGGGGCAGGTGGGCATGTTGGCCATTCTCCCTTATGTCGGTGCGATGGCCGGCATGTTCCTCTTCTCTTCACTCTCTGACCGCACCGGTAAACGCAAGCTGTTCGTGTTCTTACCGCTGCTGGGTTTCGCTGCGTGCATGTTCCTGTCTGTGACGTTGAAAAACCATGTGTGGTGGTCATACGCGATGCTAGTGGGCTGTGGCGTATTTCTACAGTCGGCCGCGGGCGTATTTTGGACCATTCCAGCCAAGCTATTTAGCGCAGAAATGGCGGGTGGGGCGCGTGGGGTAATTAACGCGCTCGGTAATCTTGGCGGATTTTGCGGGCCGTATGCGGTTGGGTTGCTGATTACTTATTACGACAAAGATGCCGGTGTTTATTGCCTTGCGCTGTCGCTGGCGATAGCGGCACTGCTGGCGCTGTTGCTGCCAGCGAAATGTGATGTGCCAACGCAGTCTGGTGCGCAACTGCCAGAAGGCAAACGCACGGCGGCGTAA
- a CDS encoding FGGY-family carbohydrate kinase gives MSATSTEYWLGIDCGGTYLKAGLYDRQGAELCISRQALPVISEHPGWAERDMSLLWKACIETIATLLRQSGVNGHQVQAIGISAQGKGLFLLDKENRPLGNAMLSSDRRAIDVVSQWQRDGLPEMLYPLTRQTLWTGHPVSLLRWVKQHQPERYQKIGSVMMAHDYLRFCLTGERGCEETNISESNLYNMMQGEYDPQLTQWLGISEVSCTLPPIVGSTEICGKVTHEVAEATGLCAGTPVVGGLFDVVSTAICAGLQDEFTLNAVMGTWAVTSGVAKNISPNEPYPYVYGRYANTPGDDENNYIVHEASPTSSANLEWLTQQYGGISFDEINQSVGALPKAGSDVMFLPFLYGSNAGLDMTAGFYGLQSLHRREHLLQAVYEGVVFSHMTHLNRMRERFTQVRKLRVTGGPARSKVWMQMLADVSGLPVELPQVEETGCLGAALVALVGSGVYSSVKQAQSQLNHAIQRIEPDSAAWSAYQLKFTRYQYLIEALHGYHVRCSSLSKS, from the coding sequence ATGAGTGCGACATCCACGGAATATTGGCTGGGTATCGACTGCGGCGGCACCTATCTCAAAGCAGGGTTATACGATAGGCAAGGCGCGGAATTGTGCATTAGCCGCCAAGCATTGCCGGTGATAAGTGAACATCCGGGCTGGGCAGAGCGCGATATGTCTCTGCTCTGGAAAGCCTGCATAGAAACCATCGCCACGCTGTTGCGCCAAAGCGGTGTAAATGGTCATCAGGTACAGGCTATCGGGATATCGGCTCAAGGCAAGGGACTGTTTCTCTTAGATAAAGAAAACAGGCCGCTGGGCAATGCCATGCTGTCATCGGATCGGAGAGCCATTGACGTGGTGTCGCAGTGGCAGCGCGATGGGCTGCCTGAAATGCTCTATCCGCTCACCCGACAAACCCTATGGACCGGCCATCCGGTTTCTTTACTGCGCTGGGTTAAACAGCATCAGCCAGAGCGTTATCAGAAAATTGGCTCAGTAATGATGGCGCATGACTATCTGCGTTTTTGCCTGACGGGAGAACGCGGTTGTGAAGAAACGAACATTTCTGAATCCAATCTCTACAACATGATGCAGGGCGAATATGACCCCCAGCTCACCCAGTGGCTGGGGATTTCCGAGGTTTCTTGTACTCTGCCACCAATAGTGGGTTCCACTGAAATATGCGGAAAAGTAACGCATGAGGTGGCGGAAGCCACGGGGCTATGCGCGGGAACGCCCGTGGTAGGGGGGCTGTTTGATGTGGTGTCTACCGCGATCTGTGCAGGCCTACAGGATGAATTCACGCTTAACGCCGTGATGGGAACCTGGGCGGTAACCAGCGGCGTAGCCAAAAATATTTCCCCGAACGAACCCTATCCCTATGTCTATGGGCGTTATGCCAATACGCCGGGCGATGATGAGAATAATTACATCGTGCATGAGGCCAGTCCGACCTCTTCCGCCAATTTGGAATGGCTGACCCAACAGTACGGCGGTATCAGTTTTGATGAGATTAATCAGTCGGTAGGCGCATTGCCGAAGGCCGGTAGCGACGTGATGTTTTTGCCGTTTTTGTATGGCAGCAATGCGGGTTTGGATATGACCGCCGGTTTTTATGGTCTGCAATCGCTGCATCGGCGCGAGCATCTTTTACAGGCGGTTTACGAAGGCGTGGTGTTTAGCCACATGACCCATCTCAACCGTATGCGTGAACGCTTTACGCAGGTACGCAAACTGCGCGTTACCGGCGGGCCTGCGCGCTCGAAAGTCTGGATGCAAATGCTGGCTGATGTCAGCGGCTTGCCCGTTGAATTACCACAGGTTGAAGAAACGGGCTGTTTAGGCGCGGCCTTGGTAGCGCTGGTGGGCAGCGGTGTGTACTCCAGCGTTAAACAGGCGCAAAGCCAGCTTAACCACGCGATTCAACGCATTGAACCCGATAGCGCGGCGTGGTCTGCCTATCAACTCAAATTTACCCGTTACCAATATTTGATTGAAGCATTGCATGGCTATCACGTGCGCTGCTCATCGTTGTCCAAGTCTTGA
- the ulaD gene encoding 3-keto-L-gulonate-6-phosphate decarboxylase UlaD: MNRPLLQLALDHTSLNQALQSVSALRNHVDIIEAGTILCISEGLQAVRALRQMCPDSIIVADLKVADAGETLATEAFDAGANWMTVICAAPLATVIKAHQVAQSRGGEIQIELFGNWTLDDAKAWRAAGVRQAIYHRGRDAQASGQSWSQQDLDRMKQLSDLGLELSITGGITPQDLALFKDISVRAFIAGRALSEVEHPKEVAQAFHQQIDEIWGASR; the protein is encoded by the coding sequence ATGAACCGACCTTTGCTCCAGCTCGCGCTGGATCACACGAGCCTGAATCAGGCTTTGCAAAGCGTGAGTGCGCTGCGAAACCACGTGGATATTATCGAAGCCGGTACGATCCTGTGCATCAGTGAAGGATTGCAGGCCGTGCGGGCGCTGCGTCAGATGTGTCCTGATAGCATTATTGTTGCCGACCTCAAAGTGGCAGATGCCGGAGAAACTTTGGCAACCGAGGCTTTCGACGCCGGTGCAAACTGGATGACGGTGATCTGCGCAGCGCCGTTGGCGACGGTGATAAAAGCGCATCAGGTGGCTCAGTCTCGCGGCGGTGAAATTCAAATTGAGCTATTTGGCAATTGGACGCTCGACGATGCGAAAGCCTGGCGAGCCGCCGGAGTGCGTCAAGCGATTTATCATCGTGGGCGCGATGCTCAGGCAAGCGGGCAATCTTGGAGCCAGCAGGATCTGGATCGAATGAAGCAGCTTTCCGATCTGGGATTGGAGCTGTCGATCACCGGAGGGATCACGCCACAGGATCTCGCGCTGTTTAAAGATATCTCCGTCAGAGCGTTTATCGCCGGTCGTGCATTGTCTGAAGTTGAGCATCCGAAAGAGGTTGCGCAGGCGTTTCATCAGCAGATTGATGAAATTTGGGGGGCATCACGATGA
- a CDS encoding L-ribulose-5-phosphate 3-epimerase, translating into MNIIKRHHPLGIYEKALPKTLSWPERLALAKSCGFDFVEMSVDETDERLSRLDWSVAQRTSLVGVMLESGVAIPSMCLSAHRRFPFGSHDENVRQQARSIMTKAIYLARDLGIRTIQLAGYDVYYEEQDEGTQQRFTEGLAWAVEQAAGAQVMLAVEIMDTEFMNSITKWKKWDRLLSSPWFSVYPDVGNLSAWGNDVSAELELGIDSIAAIHLKDTYPVTATSQGQFRDVPFGDGCVDFVGVFQTLKRLNYRGSFLIEMWTEKSAEPVLEIIKARQWIEAKMVEGGLVC; encoded by the coding sequence ATGAACATCATCAAACGACATCACCCGCTCGGCATTTATGAAAAAGCCCTGCCAAAAACCTTAAGCTGGCCGGAGCGCTTAGCGCTGGCAAAAAGCTGTGGGTTCGACTTCGTTGAAATGTCGGTGGATGAAACGGATGAAAGACTTAGCCGTTTAGACTGGAGCGTTGCTCAGCGAACCTCACTGGTGGGAGTGATGCTGGAAAGCGGAGTTGCGATCCCCTCCATGTGCTTATCGGCGCATCGGCGTTTTCCGTTCGGTAGCCATGACGAAAATGTGCGCCAGCAGGCGCGCAGTATTATGACGAAAGCGATTTATCTGGCGCGCGACTTAGGCATCAGAACGATTCAGCTTGCGGGCTATGACGTGTATTACGAAGAGCAAGATGAAGGCACTCAGCAGCGCTTTACCGAGGGGCTGGCGTGGGCGGTGGAGCAGGCCGCTGGCGCACAGGTGATGCTGGCCGTTGAGATCATGGATACCGAATTCATGAACTCCATTACCAAGTGGAAAAAGTGGGATCGATTGCTTTCGTCGCCGTGGTTTAGCGTTTATCCCGACGTGGGAAATCTGAGCGCGTGGGGCAATGATGTCTCAGCCGAGCTGGAGTTGGGCATCGATAGCATTGCGGCGATTCATTTGAAAGATACCTATCCGGTGACGGCAACCAGCCAAGGGCAGTTTCGCGATGTGCCGTTCGGCGATGGCTGCGTCGATTTTGTTGGTGTATTCCAAACGCTAAAACGGCTGAACTATCGCGGTTCATTCTTGATCGAAATGTGGACGGAAAAATCAGCGGAGCCGGTGCTGGAAATCATTAAAGCGCGGCAGTGGATCGAAGCGAAGATGGTGGAAGGAGGTTTGGTATGTTAG
- the araD gene encoding L-ribulose-5-phosphate 4-epimerase produces the protein MLEQLKQQVLDANLALPKHHLVTFTWGNVSAIDRESGRVVIKPSGVEYEGMQAADMVVVDLASGHVVEGNKKPSSDTATHLALYRAFPHIGGIVHTHSRHATIWSQAGLDLPAWGTTHADYFYGTIPCTRLMNKDEIEGDYEHETGEVIIETFAQRDIDPMQVPAVLVHSHGPFAWGSNAADAVHNAVVLEECAYMGIFSRQLMPEIDSMQRALLDKHYLRKHGATAYYGQGK, from the coding sequence ATGTTAGAGCAATTAAAACAGCAGGTTTTAGACGCCAATCTGGCTCTGCCCAAGCATCATTTAGTCACATTTACCTGGGGCAATGTGAGTGCGATCGATCGTGAATCAGGGCGAGTCGTGATTAAACCTTCGGGCGTTGAATATGAGGGAATGCAGGCGGCAGATATGGTGGTGGTGGATTTAGCCAGCGGCCATGTAGTTGAGGGCAATAAAAAACCGTCGTCGGATACGGCCACCCATCTGGCGCTGTATCGGGCTTTTCCGCACATCGGCGGTATTGTTCATACCCATTCCCGTCATGCCACCATTTGGTCACAGGCTGGACTCGATTTGCCTGCTTGGGGCACCACGCACGCAGACTATTTTTATGGCACCATTCCGTGCACGCGTCTGATGAATAAGGATGAAATTGAAGGCGACTATGAGCATGAAACCGGCGAAGTGATTATTGAAACCTTCGCTCAGCGCGATATTGACCCAATGCAGGTTCCCGCCGTGTTAGTGCATTCGCATGGGCCATTTGCGTGGGGCAGCAACGCCGCAGATGCGGTGCATAATGCCGTGGTGCTAGAAGAGTGCGCTTACATGGGCATTTTCTCCCGCCAACTGATGCCAGAAATTGACTCGATGCAGCGTGCTTTATTGGATAAACACTACCTGCGTAAACACGGTGCAACGGCCTATTATGGGCAGGGAAAATAG
- a CDS encoding C40 family peptidase — MLFRKLISAVVFCSGAFVVQPSSAFELPTYFKSDKMNENLHAKHRSALSSYRASYQGALNSNSFNDPQQANIKQIILQDYRRWQGVRYLWGGDSKHGIDCSAFTRRVLGELSVNLPRTTSEQIHFGNHIAKQQLKIGDLVFFKTSPETRHVGVYVGNGQFIHASKSMGVTTSRLDDQYWESSYETSVRVI, encoded by the coding sequence ATGTTATTCCGAAAACTTATCTCAGCCGTTGTATTTTGCTCTGGCGCGTTTGTGGTTCAGCCTTCATCGGCGTTTGAATTACCCACATATTTTAAATCTGACAAGATGAATGAAAACCTGCATGCAAAACACCGCTCAGCGCTCTCTTCTTACCGAGCCTCCTATCAGGGAGCGCTGAATAGCAACAGCTTCAACGATCCGCAGCAGGCCAATATCAAGCAGATTATTTTGCAGGATTATCGGCGCTGGCAAGGGGTGAGATATCTTTGGGGCGGCGATTCTAAACATGGCATTGATTGCTCGGCATTTACGCGCCGGGTGCTAGGCGAACTCTCGGTTAATCTGCCGAGAACGACCTCAGAGCAAATTCATTTCGGTAACCACATTGCTAAACAGCAGCTCAAAATCGGTGATTTGGTTTTCTTTAAAACCTCGCCGGAGACGCGGCATGTTGGGGTGTATGTGGGCAACGGCCAATTCATTCATGCGTCAAAAAGCATGGGGGTAACAACTTCCCGCCTTGACGACCAATATTGGGAAAGCAGCTACGAAACTTCTGTGCGCGTGATTTAA